Proteins encoded by one window of Antechinus flavipes isolate AdamAnt ecotype Samford, QLD, Australia chromosome 4, AdamAnt_v2, whole genome shotgun sequence:
- the DLL1 gene encoding delta-like protein 1, translating to MGRQSMLTFAVFSALLCQVWSSGVFELKLQEFVNKKGLLGNRNCCRGGSGGGSASAASGSGLLQCDCKTFFRVCLKHYQASVSPEPPCTYGSAVTPVLGANSFSVPDSASNADPAFSNPIRFPFGFTWPGTFSLIIEALHTDSPDDLTTENPDRLISRLATQRHLTVGEEWSQDLHSSSRTDLKYSYRFVCDEHYYGEGCSVFCRPRDDAFGHFTCGERGEKVCNPGWKGQYCTEPICLPGCDEQHGFCDKPGECKCRVGWQGRYCDECIRYPGCLHGTCQQPWQCNCQEGWGGLFCNQDLNYCTHHKPCKNGATCTNTGQGSYTCSCRPGYTGANCEIEINECDANPCKNGGSCTDLENSYSCTCPPGFYGKNCELSAMTCADGPCFNGGRCTDNPDGGYTCHCPVGYSGFNCEKKIDYCSSSPCSNGAQCVDLGNSYLCQCQAGFTGRHCDNNMDDCASFPCVNGGTCQDGVNDYSCTCPPGYTGKNCSAPVSKCEHGPCHNGATCHERNHRYVCECARGYGGLNCQFLLPEPPQDPLGEIPGKFTEGQNGQFPWIAVCAGIILVLMLLLGCAAVVVCVRLKLQKRQPPADTCRGEAETMNNLANCQREKDISVSVIGTGQIKNTNKKADFHGENNADKNGFKTRYPTVDYNLVHDLKNEDPSREEHSKCEAKYDTHDPGVEDKSSTPLKGGEASERKRPESVYSTSKDTKYQSVYVISEEKDECIIATEV from the exons ATGGGACGTCAGTCCATGCTGACCTTTGCAGTCTTCTCCGCGCTGCTTTGCCAG GTTTGGAGTTCCGGGGTGTTTGAGCTGAAGCTTCAAGAGTTTGTCAATAAGAAGGGGCTCCTGGGGAACCGCAACTGCTGCCGCGGGGGCAGCGGGGGAGGCAGCGCGAGCGCCGCTTCTGGCTCCGGGCTGCTGCAGTGCGATTGCAAGACTTTCTTCCGTGTGTGCCTAAAACACTACCAGGCCAGCGTGTCCCCGGAGCCGCCCTGCACCTATGGCAGCGCGGTCACTCCGGTGCTGGGGGCCAACTCCTTCAGTGTCCCTGACAGCGCCAGCAACGCAGATCCAGCCTTTAGCAACCCAATCCGCTTCCCCTTCGGTTTCACCTGGCCA ggCACTTTTTCACTTATCATAGAAGCTCTGCATACAGATTCACCAGATGATCTCACTACAG AAAACCCTGATCGCTTGATTAGCCGATTGGCCACACAGCGGCACCTGACGGTAGGGGAAGAGTGGTCTCAGGACTTGCACAGTAGCAGTCGAACTGACCTCAAATACTCCTACCGATTTGTCTGTGATGAGCACTACTATGGTGAGGGCTGCTCAGTCTTCTGCAGACCCAGGGATGATGCCTTTGGTCACTTCACCTGTGGAGAACGAGGAGAGAAGGTCTGCAACCCTGGTTGGAAAGGCCAGTACTGCACTGAAC cAATCTGTTTGCCAGGATGTGATGAACAACATGGATTTTGTGACAAGCCTGGAGAATGCAA gTGTAGAGTTGGCTGGCAGGGTCGGTACTGTGACGAGTGTATCAGATATCCAGGCTGCCTCCATGGGACCTGTCAACAGCCTTGGCAGTGTAATTGCCAGGAAGGCTGGGGAGGCCTTTTCTGTAACCAAG ACCTTAACTACTGCACGCATCACAAGCCTTGCAAGAATGGAGCCACTTGTACCAATACTGGTCAAGGAAGTTATACTTGCTCTTGTCGACCAGGATATACTGGCGCTAACTGTGAGATTGAGATCAATGAATGTGACGCCAACCCTTGCAAAAATGGAGGAAGCTGCACA GATCTTGAAAACAGCTATTCCTGTACTTGTCCACCTGGCTTCTATGGTAAGAATTGTGAGCTGAGCGCCATGACATGTGCTGATGGTCCTTGCTTCAATGGAGGCCGATGCACAGATAACCCTGATGGAGGATATACCTGTCACTGCCCAGTGGGTTACTCTGGctttaattgtgaaaagaaaattgaCTACTGCAGCTCCTCTCCTTGTTCCAATG GAGCCCAGTGTGTTGATCTTGGGAATTCCTACTTATGCCAATGCCAGGCTGGTTTCACTGGGAGACACTGTGACAACAACATGGACGATTGCGCTTCCTTCCCTTGCGTGAATGGGGGTACCTGCCAAGACGGAGTAAATGATTACTCTTGCACCTGCCCCCCAGGATACACAGGGAAAAACTGCAGTGCCCCTGTCAGTAAATGCGAACATGGTCCTTGCCACAATGGGGCAACTTGCCACGAAAGAAATCACCgctatgtgtgtgagtgtgccaGGGGCTATGGAGGACTCAACTGTCAGTTCTTGCTCCCTGAACCACCCCAGGATCCTTTGGGGGAAATTCCAGGCAAATTCACAGAAGGCCAGAATGGGCAGTTTCCTTGGATTGCTGTCTGTGCCGGCATCATCCTTGTCCTCATGCTACTGTTGGGGTGTGCTGCTGTGGTGGTCTGTGTGCGTCTGAAGCTCCAGAAACGGCAGCCTCCAGCTGATACGTGCCGAGGAGAAGCTGAAACCATGAACAATCTGGCCAACTGTCAGCGGGAAAAGGACATTTCAGTGAGCGTCATTGGCACTGGGCAAATCAAGAACACCAACAAGAAAGCAGATTTTCATGGGGAAAACAATGCAGATAAAAATGGCTTCAAGACTCGCTACCCAACAGTGGATTATAATTTGGTACATGATCTCAAGAATGAAGATCCTTCCAGGGAGGAGCACAGCAAGTGTGAAGCCAAGTATGATACACATGACCCTGGAGTGGAGGACAAGAGTAGTACACCGCTCAAAGG TGGTGAAGCATCAGAACGGAAAAGGCCAGAATCTGTATACTCTACTTCTAAAGATACAAAGTACCAGTCAGTGTATGTCATatcagaagaaaaagatgaatgcATCATAGCAACTGAG gtgtAA